The genomic region AGTAAGTTCTCTTCTTAaactacagttttatttttgtttttatacctaTCTACTTGGTGTTCCATTTAATGACAATTTTACGTCATCTACTTATgctcacaaaaatatattattatagtataTCGAGTTGTGTTCTGGTCACTACTGAATATAAGTATCTGGAAGTGCCGTTAATATATTTCTTCTACTATCTCGTGTATTTAGAATTTAGCTTTCTATATTGACTTACTTACACGATAGAATTGAAATTACACAATGTACAGTTCAAGACTTATGttagaaaaattacttttcacCACACACAAACTACCGAATAGCTAAAAGTATCTTAAGAATAATTTCGTAATATTCATAAATACCCTTTCTATACATCAATGATTTGAGAGGTTCACAACTACTGAGACAGATACACCTCAAGAACTGTATGTACAGAGTGATGACGTCAATGTTCTGATGGCTATGTACAGCATGATGCGATGCGCGATATGTCGGGAGCGTCGGCGCGGCCGGGCGGCGGCCGGGGCGGCTCGCGGCGCGCTCAGATCGCGGGCAGCAGCGGGCTCGGCGAGCGCGGCAGCCGCCGCACGCTGCCGCTCCACGCCTCCCCCATCATATCCTCGTCTCCCTGCACACGCGCACTCGACATACTCTCAGCGTCACACTCCTCAACTTCCCAACTCTGAGAGCGAGATGTTTCATTCGTTTTACTATGAGTAGGGCAGCTAGGACTAGGACGCCACTACCACGGTAGAGAAAATATGCGTTACAACGTTTCTCATCCTGGTCATGCATTCAGCTCGCAGGCAATCTTAGTCTACGACTCGCGGGGTCTAGGGAGTTGACGTGCGGGATTGTGCGAGTGAGTTAAACCACGTATTACGGTGTCAACACTTACATATAAGAAGTAATTACCATCATCGTGTGAGGCGCAGGCGCGGAGTGCGCCGGCGCCGGGGGGGCGGGAGGGGCcatcggcggcggcggcgcgggagggGGTTCGGGCGATACGGCCGCTGGCGAGAACGACGCTGGTGCTAAAGGCGATTGAGCTACGaagacaaaataacaaaagaatgtCAAGAAATCAGTCTTCGATAAGTGTCTATCTCTACTTCCATATTCGTTATGCCTTACCAGCAGCAGTCAAAGCCAGTACAAACTGACTCCAGTGCACGCAGCAGCCGCAGCACAGCTGCAACGCCGCCCGGCGCAGAGCTCGATGCAGAGCCATGAACAACAGCGGATTCACCGCGGCGTGCACGTACGAGATATGTAGAGTGATTTGGAAATACATCTGGAACAAAACAGTCAGGTTCCATTTTGCACGGACATTGGAGTATTCGCTAATTTGATTTCTAAATGCAGATGACACGAGACAGTAGATTTCCTACTATTATTTCCGAAATAGGGTCACCTATTCCGTTTTATAAAGTTATGGGCGAACTTTGAGCAAAATGATCACAAAAACGATAATAATCTAAAGTCCTTACTTCATAAGCTATATGCGACGTCAAAGCCGGGTGGTGCAGCAATGTGATGAGGAACAAAGGCCCCCAGAACAGCACATACGCCGCCGTGATGACCAGGAACATCCGGACCCTTCGGACCCCCTCCCGTTCCACCCGCGCCAGGTATCCTCGGAGCCGACGCCCCCCTCCCAGAGGCAGGTTATTACTCCCTGATGGACGGCATTGGCCGTCTGATAGTGTGCCATCCACAGTCTGAACAAGAAAAACTTACTTTAGAACATGAATTTACGGTGTATTGCTCGCAGTCAAGCCTAAGATTCGAAAAGCCAATTGATTTAAAGAGGAAAGTCTAATTTAGTTTGATCAAAGaatttaaaagtataaaaaatagccAATACAATTTAGAAGTCTCGGAGATTAagtaaatagattaaaattcGTTTATCAGCTTTGAAACGGTATTGAAAAAGACTTACATAACATAGATTCGAGTAATATTGATAGAAAAAACAGTTTCAATATTGAAAATTGTTCAACAGAGACACACAGCAAGACAGATCAAACAGAACAATATACAGTAGCTGGAAATGCCATTGCCTAGGACTACCAGATGAGACAAGCATGCATCACACTCCTTACCCTGGGTCCGACGCTGTTGGGCAGGTTATCCATCCGCCTGTTGTCACCTGCCATGCTGACAAGCGTGGTCACTAAAC from Helicoverpa armigera isolate CAAS_96S chromosome 4, ASM3070526v1, whole genome shotgun sequence harbors:
- the LOC110378303 gene encoding uncharacterized protein LOC110378303 isoform X4: MSAAGSAVAMIGANLRFGSAGATNSSVVNNTRHCPPGGAASAAALLALSSLGMSANLALMAVILSKKQLRRWSHGLLFHQAIVDLARAAILLPLGIAVFRCQPVYKCSLVETAFLLLVTVSTVNMLTTVLNDSPIFPENEEEQADLSAPLLMDSPQCVLFGTFMIWFASITINLGPTFLSGALAASAGSYGSYGPAPSCPLVRGPFRHYVLNALWIGVNAVCIGLTLFHLKKLHRDLTKANVEAVRVAGLVTTLVSMAGDNRRMDNLPNSVGPRTVDGTLSDGQCRPSGSNNLPLGGGRRLRGYLARVEREGVRRVRMFLVITAAYVLFWGPLFLITLLHHPALTSHIAYEMYFQITLHISYVHAAVNPLLFMALHRALRRAALQLCCGCCVHWSQFVLALTAAAQSPLAPASFSPAAVSPEPPPAPPPPMAPPAPPAPAHSAPAPHTMMSWEVEECDAESMSSARVQGDEDMMGEAWSGSVRRLPRSPSPLLPAI
- the LOC110378303 gene encoding uncharacterized protein LOC110378303 isoform X5; the encoded protein is MSAGSAVAMIGANLRFGSAGATNSSVVNNTRHCPPGGAASAAALLALSSLGMSANLALMAVILSKKQLRRWSHGLLFHQAIVDLARAAILLPLGIAVFRCQPVYKCSLVETAFLLLVTVSTVNMLTTVLNDSPIFPENEEEQADLSAPLLMDSPQCVLFGTFMIWFASITINLGPTFLSGALAASAGSYGSYGPAPSCPLVRGPFRHYVLNALWIGVNAVCIGLTLFHLKKLHRDLTKANVEAVRVAGLVTTLVSMAGDNRRMDNLPNSVGPRTVDGTLSDGQCRPSGSNNLPLGGGRRLRGYLARVEREGVRRVRMFLVITAAYVLFWGPLFLITLLHHPALTSHIAYEMYFQITLHISYVHAAVNPLLFMALHRALRRAALQLCCGCCVHWSQFVLALTAAAQSPLAPASFSPAAVSPEPPPAPPPPMAPPAPPAPAHSAPAPHTMMSWEVEECDAESMSSARVQGDEDMMGEAWSGSVRRLPRSPSPLLPAI